A section of the Paenibacillus yonginensis genome encodes:
- a CDS encoding stalk domain-containing protein yields MSSVAAALLLAGIGVPAGKAPSASAAAAQSAAAPAILLDGYHLPFPAPPVVKSGTTMVPFRAVAEALHITVQWDAKARTITATKAANGGQTRKVVLKQGSKQASVDGRAVALAIAPYAQNGSVLVPLSFFSSQFGATVSWNGATKTVSIQSPAEDLYTSVFYALNSFAKRSYMPLFDGVSFGWTRIGEDGKVILDGKDYYWPEAAGDITPESLVEGAEPAGQDAQLMVVGTDGKGELTRLLGDPSLRASAITDIVSLASDKHFTGITLDFEGLGLTGDAQVVQQSLNTFVKDIAAAAHQAGLKLSLALHPLNGSYKGYDYKTLGSYADELIIMAYDFKQESGPEPLSSIDTAIKLALQQVDKSKLVLGISLGSENAQSLRGPVGLAKRYDLKGIAIWRLTLVSDDIVNALKQNVILN; encoded by the coding sequence ATGTCGTCAGTGGCGGCCGCTCTTCTCTTGGCCGGCATTGGTGTTCCTGCCGGGAAAGCTCCGTCAGCATCGGCCGCCGCGGCTCAGTCGGCTGCTGCGCCTGCTATTCTGCTGGACGGATACCATTTGCCATTCCCTGCTCCTCCCGTGGTCAAGTCGGGAACCACGATGGTTCCGTTCCGGGCGGTGGCCGAAGCTCTGCATATAACGGTGCAATGGGACGCGAAAGCCCGGACGATTACCGCAACCAAGGCTGCAAACGGGGGACAGACCCGTAAAGTAGTTCTCAAACAGGGCAGCAAGCAAGCCTCGGTGGATGGCCGCGCTGTTGCGCTGGCTATTGCTCCTTATGCTCAAAATGGGAGCGTGCTTGTGCCGCTCAGCTTCTTCAGCAGTCAATTCGGCGCGACTGTAAGCTGGAACGGAGCGACCAAGACGGTGTCGATCCAGTCCCCGGCTGAGGATCTGTACACTTCTGTCTTTTATGCGCTGAATTCGTTTGCCAAACGCAGCTACATGCCGCTGTTTGATGGCGTCTCCTTCGGCTGGACCCGGATTGGTGAAGACGGCAAAGTGATCCTGGACGGCAAGGATTATTACTGGCCGGAAGCCGCCGGCGACATTACTCCGGAATCGCTGGTAGAAGGAGCTGAACCCGCTGGACAGGATGCACAGCTTATGGTGGTAGGCACCGACGGCAAAGGGGAGCTGACCAGGCTGCTTGGCGATCCTTCGCTGCGTGCTTCAGCCATAACGGATATAGTGAGTTTGGCATCGGACAAACATTTTACGGGCATTACTCTGGATTTTGAAGGACTGGGACTGACGGGGGACGCGCAGGTAGTACAGCAGTCATTGAATACCTTTGTTAAAGATATAGCGGCGGCAGCCCATCAGGCTGGACTCAAGCTGTCTCTGGCCCTGCATCCTTTAAACGGCTCTTATAAAGGTTATGATTACAAAACGCTGGGCTCTTATGCGGATGAATTGATCATTATGGCTTATGATTTTAAACAGGAATCCGGACCGGAGCCGCTGAGCAGCATAGATACTGCGATCAAGCTGGCCCTGCAGCAGGTGGACAAAAGCAAGCTTGTGCTCGGCATTTCCCTTGGCAGCGAGAATGCCCAGTCTCTAAGGGGCCCTGTCGGGCTGGCCAAGCGATATGACTTGAAGGGAATTGCGATCTGGAGATTGACTTTAGTCAGCGACGATATTGTGAATGCTCTTAAACAAAACGTCATTTTGAATTAA
- a CDS encoding ABC transporter ATP-binding protein — MVSLQTAHLDIAYEERLIVEDLNIKIPDGKITALVGANGSGKSTILKTMARIHGPKNGSVLLNGKSIHKQSTREVAKQLAILPQNPTAPDGLTVYELVSYGRFPYQKGFGSMSAQDRQVIEWAIEVTGMSAFAERPIEQLSGGQRQRAWIAMALAQETGILFLDEPTTFLDMAHQLEVLELLEELNAEQNRTIVMVVHDLNHASRYAQHMIAIKSGKAVAEGAPTEVMTPEVLQEVFGIEADIIIDPRSGVPLCLPYGLCGRKASARVKAAEKEVAPAAQMAAAFR, encoded by the coding sequence ATGGTATCATTGCAAACGGCTCATTTGGATATCGCGTATGAGGAGCGGCTGATCGTTGAGGACTTGAATATCAAGATTCCTGACGGCAAAATTACAGCGCTTGTAGGAGCTAACGGTTCCGGCAAGTCTACGATCTTAAAGACCATGGCGCGGATTCATGGACCTAAGAACGGGAGTGTACTGCTCAATGGGAAATCCATACATAAGCAGTCCACGCGCGAAGTAGCGAAGCAGCTGGCTATTCTGCCGCAGAACCCGACTGCTCCGGACGGTTTGACCGTGTATGAGCTGGTATCCTATGGCCGCTTCCCTTACCAGAAGGGCTTTGGCAGCATGAGCGCCCAGGACCGCCAAGTGATCGAGTGGGCTATCGAGGTTACGGGGATGTCCGCTTTTGCGGAGCGTCCGATCGAGCAGCTCTCGGGCGGCCAGCGCCAGCGGGCCTGGATTGCCATGGCTCTTGCTCAAGAGACAGGAATCCTGTTCCTTGACGAACCAACCACTTTCCTGGATATGGCGCATCAGCTCGAGGTGCTGGAGCTCCTGGAGGAGCTGAATGCAGAGCAGAACCGGACCATCGTGATGGTGGTGCATGATCTTAATCATGCTTCCCGGTATGCCCAGCACATGATTGCCATTAAGTCGGGTAAAGCAGTTGCTGAAGGAGCACCTACCGAGGTTATGACTCCTGAAGTGCTGCAGGAAGTATTCGGGATCGAAGCTGATATTATTATCGACCCCCGCAGCGGTGTTCCTCTTTGCCTGCCTTACGGACTGTGCGGACGCAAGGCCTCTGCTCGTGTGAAAGCAGCCGAGAAGGAAGTCGCGCCGGCTGCGCAGATGGCGGCAGCCTTCCGGTAA
- a CDS encoding DUF3243 domain-containing protein, with the protein MSEHNHVVNKEGELALNKVDDALNRIDEGRKDEILGSFNEFKSYLSKRIELAQNIGLNDEAIAVAAEKVAAYLAKQEEPRNAEEKLLRELWQAGNKEQQHALAHMLVGMAKS; encoded by the coding sequence ATGTCTGAACATAATCATGTAGTCAACAAGGAAGGCGAATTGGCGCTGAACAAAGTCGATGATGCGCTGAACCGGATCGATGAAGGACGCAAGGATGAAATCCTGGGCAGCTTTAACGAATTTAAATCCTATTTGAGCAAAAGAATCGAGCTGGCGCAGAACATCGGCTTGAACGACGAAGCCATCGCTGTTGCCGCAGAGAAAGTGGCCGCTTATCTGGCCAAGCAGGAGGAGCCCCGCAATGCCGAAGAGAAGCTGCTGCGCGAGCTCTGGCAGGCCGGGAACAAAGAACAGCAGCATGCGCTGGCGCATATGCTGGTGGGCATGGCTAAATCCTGA
- a CDS encoding M15 family metallopeptidase: MKSTGFKKGTAAAAVLLLGAVLLTACGGGNDDTASEEPASNGTGILEPATASGNDAATDTEGAAGQSDANTSTPDSDAAANTGSGDSGATDPGVASPDAPGDSGSSEPHQPVVDSGQKDQSVVANPDSVAVLVNKQFGLPENFEPEDLVYPNVPFTFKEKIEKRKMRKVAADALEEMFAGAKKDGIYLAGVSAYRSYERQKVIFENYVKRDGEEKARTYSAYPGYSEHETGLAIDVSGSDGKCAAEDCFGGTPEAEWIAKHAAEYGFILRYPEGKEDITGYKYEPWHIRYVGKDIAKEIADRGITLEEYYNAIPVSK; encoded by the coding sequence ATGAAATCAACGGGATTCAAGAAGGGAACGGCCGCTGCCGCGGTGCTGCTGCTCGGAGCCGTTCTACTAACCGCATGTGGTGGCGGGAATGACGACACGGCAAGTGAAGAGCCGGCATCCAACGGGACTGGAATTTTGGAGCCCGCTACCGCTTCTGGAAATGATGCGGCCACTGACACGGAAGGCGCAGCAGGGCAAAGCGATGCTAATACAAGTACGCCGGATTCCGATGCTGCTGCAAATACCGGCTCCGGGGACTCGGGTGCAACCGATCCGGGCGTAGCTAGTCCGGATGCTCCGGGGGACAGCGGTTCCAGCGAACCCCATCAGCCTGTCGTAGACTCCGGCCAGAAGGATCAATCTGTCGTGGCCAATCCGGACAGCGTTGCCGTATTGGTGAATAAGCAGTTTGGTCTTCCTGAGAACTTTGAACCTGAGGATCTGGTTTATCCGAATGTGCCTTTTACGTTCAAGGAGAAAATCGAGAAACGCAAAATGCGCAAAGTAGCCGCAGATGCGCTTGAGGAGATGTTCGCCGGAGCCAAGAAGGACGGCATCTATCTGGCTGGCGTTTCGGCTTATCGTTCTTATGAACGGCAGAAGGTTATTTTCGAGAACTATGTGAAGAGAGACGGCGAAGAGAAAGCGAGAACGTACAGCGCTTATCCGGGCTACAGCGAGCATGAAACGGGACTTGCCATCGACGTTTCCGGCAGCGACGGCAAATGTGCGGCCGAAGACTGCTTTGGCGGAACGCCGGAGGCAGAATGGATTGCCAAACACGCGGCGGAATATGGATTTATTCTCCGCTATCCGGAAGGCAAAGAAGATATCACCGGCTACAAATATGAGCCATGGCATATCCGTTATGTCGGCAAAGACATCGCTAAGGAAATTGCAGATCGCGGCATTACCCTTGAGGAGTATTACAATGCGATTCCGGTCAGCAAATAA
- a CDS encoding DEAD/DEAH box helicase → MATFEQFGLTPEMNEILKKQGIGVPTPVQEQALPVLLAGEDVIAQAQTGTGKTLAFLLPIIEKIDLRKNHPQALVILPTRELAIQVTAEARKLAAAKPGLQLLAAYGGQDVERQLRKLEGGSHLVIGTPGRLLDHMRRESLSLGGVNMLVLDEADQMLHMGFLQEVEAIIRSIPRRRQSMLFSATMPDGVRRLAKNMMNSPRDIRISSDSDIPLDNIRQLAIECTDRSKQDALVSMIERDRPYLAVIFCRTKRRAKTLNEALQEKGYASDELHGDLSQAKREQVMRSFRSAKLQLLVATDVAARGIDVEGVTHVYNYDIPQEVEYYVHRIGRTGRAGGKGLAVTFVAPKDLPELRDIERFLGLRIPRQRYEASTGLVEKAGTASQAGQAGETGRGARAESRQGKGGSGGRSAKPGGRRGAGRQGAGAGRGSGTGANGSRSGGKRGGEGRPSAGGRGGRQDSRGGSKGGRGSSSGGRGGGRRG, encoded by the coding sequence TTGGCGACATTTGAGCAATTTGGGCTGACGCCCGAAATGAATGAAATATTAAAAAAGCAGGGAATCGGGGTTCCGACTCCGGTTCAGGAGCAGGCGCTTCCGGTGCTGCTGGCCGGGGAGGATGTCATTGCCCAGGCACAGACGGGTACAGGAAAAACGCTGGCTTTTCTGCTTCCGATCATAGAGAAAATCGATCTGCGTAAAAATCATCCGCAGGCACTGGTTATTCTGCCGACGCGCGAGCTGGCGATCCAGGTGACGGCCGAAGCGCGCAAGCTTGCAGCGGCCAAGCCGGGCCTGCAGCTGCTGGCCGCATACGGCGGGCAGGATGTGGAGCGGCAGCTCCGCAAGCTGGAGGGCGGCAGCCATCTGGTCATCGGCACGCCGGGACGGCTGCTGGATCATATGCGCCGGGAGTCTTTGTCGCTAGGCGGCGTGAACATGCTGGTGCTGGACGAGGCCGATCAGATGCTGCATATGGGATTTCTGCAGGAAGTGGAGGCCATTATCCGCTCCATCCCGCGCAGACGTCAAAGCATGTTGTTCTCGGCAACGATGCCGGACGGCGTACGCCGCCTGGCCAAAAATATGATGAACAGCCCGCGCGACATCCGGATCTCTTCGGATTCGGACATCCCGCTGGACAACATCCGCCAGCTCGCGATCGAGTGTACGGACCGCTCGAAGCAGGATGCGCTGGTGTCGATGATTGAACGGGACCGCCCTTATCTGGCGGTGATCTTCTGCCGGACGAAACGCCGGGCGAAGACGCTGAATGAAGCGCTGCAGGAGAAAGGGTATGCTTCGGACGAGCTGCACGGCGATTTGTCCCAGGCCAAACGCGAGCAGGTGATGCGGTCGTTCCGCAGCGCCAAGCTGCAGCTGCTGGTCGCCACCGACGTGGCGGCCCGCGGAATCGACGTGGAAGGTGTAACCCACGTCTACAACTATGATATTCCGCAGGAAGTGGAATATTATGTGCACCGGATCGGCCGGACGGGCCGCGCAGGCGGCAAAGGGTTGGCCGTCACGTTTGTGGCGCCGAAGGATCTGCCGGAGCTGCGCGATATCGAGCGCTTCCTCGGGCTCCGTATTCCGCGCCAGCGCTACGAGGCCTCAACCGGCCTCGTAGAGAAAGCCGGCACGGCCAGCCAGGCTGGCCAAGCCGGTGAAACCGGGCGCGGAGCACGCGCCGAGAGCCGCCAGGGCAAAGGCGGCTCTGGAGGTCGCTCCGCGAAGCCGGGCGGCCGCCGCGGGGCGGGCCGCCAAGGTGCGGGCGCCGGCCGCGGCAGCGGCACCGGCGCAAACGGCAGCCGCAGCGGCGGCAAGCGCGGCGGCGAGGGCAGACCGTCCGCCGGCGGGCGCGGCGGGCGGCAGGATTCCCGCGGCGGCTCCAAGGGAGGCCGCGGGTCGTCTTCCGGCGGCCGCGGAGGTGGCCGCCGGGGTTAG
- a CDS encoding uroporphyrinogen-III synthase: protein MADGTERPERSERSERPGRLAGKKVALTGPRRSEELARLVENMGGQALLRPAQGTVFLDDESLKEGIRAWLSSRPEWAVFTTGVGLEALFAAAEEIGQAGELQQLLENSRIAARGYKTVNALRRRNLNPVIRDDDGSTEGLVRAWAALRQPLAGRKVMVQLHGDSAPLLVEWLEREGAEIMQLLPYRHIAPPEEQLEQLLSDVLSGEVDAVTFTSAPQVRFLLDYAERSGRLEALLSAFEGPVVAVSVGRITAQGLKEAGLSRVIAPQEERMGSMMVELAKFYASGNGTAKS from the coding sequence GGGGAAAAAAGTGGCCTTAACTGGTCCAAGGCGTTCGGAAGAGCTGGCCAGGCTGGTGGAGAACATGGGCGGGCAGGCGCTGCTGCGCCCCGCGCAGGGAACGGTTTTTCTGGATGACGAGTCCTTGAAGGAGGGAATTCGGGCGTGGTTGTCGAGCCGGCCCGAGTGGGCGGTGTTCACGACCGGTGTAGGGCTTGAGGCGTTGTTTGCGGCTGCGGAAGAGATCGGCCAGGCCGGGGAGCTGCAGCAGCTTCTGGAGAATTCGCGGATTGCGGCCCGAGGCTATAAGACGGTTAATGCGCTCCGGCGCAGAAACCTGAACCCCGTCATCCGCGACGATGATGGCAGCACAGAAGGACTGGTTCGCGCCTGGGCGGCCTTAAGACAGCCGCTGGCAGGCCGGAAGGTGATGGTCCAGCTGCATGGCGATTCGGCACCGCTCCTGGTGGAGTGGCTGGAGCGGGAAGGCGCAGAGATCATGCAGCTGCTGCCCTACCGCCATATTGCCCCGCCGGAAGAGCAGCTGGAGCAGCTCTTAAGCGACGTGCTGAGCGGAGAAGTGGATGCCGTTACTTTCACCAGTGCGCCGCAGGTTCGCTTCCTGCTGGACTATGCGGAGCGTTCAGGCCGGCTGGAGGCGCTGCTCTCTGCGTTTGAAGGCCCGGTTGTTGCGGTGTCGGTCGGCAGAATTACAGCTCAAGGCCTTAAGGAAGCAGGACTCAGCCGGGTTATTGCCCCGCAGGAGGAACGGATGGGCAGCATGATGGTCGAGCTGGCGAAATTTTATGCAAGCGGGAATGGCACGGCTAAATCTTGA